A genome region from Actinomycetota bacterium includes the following:
- a CDS encoding zinc-ribbon domain-containing protein translates to MFCPKCGTKNEDDAKFCERCGETMEGSSPLPIPEQKSAASAGVSKKRLLVMTAITCLLALPIVWLIVTGIETQPQPASYSDSASAEGSSLETGQKFLAALQNKDSVTARDLFAPESRESFKGSIDYYRVFKTNESFEFSNIRVKVAENMNYILAEANIAAGEKTYSAVARLEYTTAAVQDGKKDVYDSSLYLVGNGKGWFVFKL, encoded by the coding sequence ATGTTCTGTCCTAAATGCGGAACGAAGAACGAAGATGACGCGAAATTCTGCGAGAGATGCGGCGAGACTATGGAAGGAAGCTCTCCGCTCCCTATTCCTGAGCAAAAAAGCGCGGCATCTGCCGGCGTAAGTAAAAAAAGACTGCTTGTTATGACAGCAATCACGTGCCTTTTGGCATTGCCTATCGTTTGGCTTATCGTCACAGGAATAGAAACACAACCGCAGCCAGCAAGTTATAGCGACAGCGCTTCAGCAGAAGGAAGCAGTCTTGAAACCGGACAAAAATTCTTGGCTGCTTTGCAGAACAAGGACTCTGTTACTGCACGCGATTTGTTCGCGCCAGAAAGCAGGGAATCGTTCAAGGGCAGTATCGATTACTACAGAGTGTTTAAAACAAATGAGTCTTTTGAATTCTCCAACATCAGGGTAAAAGTTGCAGAGAACATGAATTATATTCTAGCGGAAGCTAACATTGCGGCCGGCGAGAAGACTTATTCAGCGGTTGCGAGACTTGAATATACAACGGCGGCTGTCCAAGACGGCAAGAAGGACGTATACGATAGCTCTTTATATCTGGTGGGCAATGGTAAGGGATGGTTTGTTTTTAAGCTTTAG
- a CDS encoding zinc-ribbon domain-containing protein: MFCPKCGVQNEEDAKFCQKCGQQLTVQGSQSKMNTKAITALILSMFGRFLQIPPLCFTFLYLSAVSTAGGNNAAESVINQMNAGSLLISKYGLMVFLVGVVSAAVLTAGVILGVIARMEIAKSGGTLSGKGLSNAAIIVGDWIGSGLLGAAIVIVWTLSDRKRGQ; encoded by the coding sequence ATGTTCTGTCCTAAATGCGGAGTCCAAAATGAAGAAGATGCGAAATTCTGCCAGAAATGTGGGCAACAACTAACAGTTCAAGGTTCTCAATCGAAGATGAACACGAAAGCAATAACAGCATTAATACTATCTATGTTCGGTCGATTTCTACAGATACCCCCGCTGTGTTTCACATTTCTATATCTTTCGGCCGTGTCCACAGCAGGTGGGAATAATGCCGCTGAAAGTGTGATAAATCAGATGAATGCGGGATCATTACTTATCTCGAAGTATGGCCTAATGGTTTTTCTAGTTGGAGTAGTGTCTGCCGCAGTTCTAACAGCAGGAGTTATATTAGGTGTTATTGCAAGGATGGAGATTGCTAAAAGCGGAGGAACACTATCTGGCAAAGGTCTATCGAATGCAGCAATAATTGTTGGCGACTGGATTGGCTCTGGATTGCTTGGAGCAGCCATTGTTATTGTCTGGACTCTGTCTGACCGGAAACGAGGTCAGTAG